One Panicum virgatum strain AP13 chromosome 9K, P.virgatum_v5, whole genome shotgun sequence genomic region harbors:
- the LOC120646921 gene encoding metal transporter Nramp2: MASRDLAESLLPGGAGDSAATASSDSHDEYEERAYDSDDKVSISISDSDAEADGGGAASRPPFSWRKLWRFTGPGFLMCIAFLDPGNLEGDLQAGAAAGYQLLWLLLWATVMGALIQLLSARLGVATGKHLAELCREEYPPWATRALWAMTELALVGADIQEVIGSAIAIKILSGGTVPLWGGVVITALDCFIFLFLENYGVRKLEAFFAVLIATMALSFAVMFGETKPSGKELLIGLVVPKLSSKTIKQAVGIVGCIIMPHNVFLHSALVQSRKIDTNKKSRVQEAVYYYNIESILALIVSFFINICVTTVFAKGFYGTEQADNIGLENAGQYLQEKYGTAFFPILYIWAIGLLASGQSSTITGTYAGQFVMGGFLNLRLKKWLRAMITRSFAIIPTMIVALFFDTEDPTMDVLNEALNVLQSIQIPFALIPLITLVSKQQVMGSFVVGPITKVISWIVTVFLMLINGYLIVSFYITDIRGAVLRSSLCVVLVVYLAFIIYLIVRNTSMYSRLCSSMPKRS; encoded by the exons ATGGCGTCCCGCGACCTCGCCGAGAGCCTCCTCCCCGGCGGGGCCGGGGattccgccgccaccgcctcctccgacTCGCACGACGAGTACGAGGAGCGCGCCTACGACTCTGACGACAAggtctccatctccatctcgGACTCCGACGCCgaagccgacggcggcggcgcggcgtcgcgCCCGCCCTTCTCGTGGCGGAAGCTCTGGCGCTTCACGGGACCGGGCTTCCTCATGTGCATCGCGTTCCTGGACCCGGGAAACCTGGAGGGGGACCTgcaggcgggcgccgccgcggggtacCAGCTGCTGTGGCTGCTCCTGTGGGCGACGGTCATGGGCGCGCTGATTCAGCTGCTCTCCGCGCGGCTCGGGGTGGCCACGGGGAAGCACCTCGCCGAGCTCTGCCGCGAGGAGTACCCGCCCTGGGCCACGCGCGCGCTCTGGGCCATGACCGAGCTCGCGCTCGTCGGCGCCGACATACAGGAGGTGATTGGCAGCGCGATTGCCATCAAGATCCTGTCGGGGGGCACTGTGCCGCTCTGGGGAGGCGTCGTCATCACCGCGCTCGATTG CTTCATCTTTCTCTTCCTGGAGAATTATGGTGTGAGAAAACTGGAAGCATTTTTTGCTGTATTAATTGCAACCATGGCTCTGTCATTTGCGGTTATGTTTGGTGAAACGAAGCCTAGTGGAAAGGAACTTCTGATTG GTTTGGTGGTTCCAAAGTTGAGCTCAAAGACAATTAAGCAGGCGGTTGGAATTGTGGGCTGCATCATCATGCCTCACAATGTTTTCTTGCATTCAGCACTAGTGCAGTCCAGGAAGATTGACACGAACAAGAAATCCCGTGTTCAAGAAGCAGTCTACTACTACAACATTGAGTCAATTCTTGCACTCATTGTGTCCTTCTTTATTAATATCTGTGTCACAACGGTTTTTGCCAAAGGATTTTATGGGACCGAACAGGCTGATAATATAGGTCTTGAGAATGCTGGGCAGTACTTACAGGAAAAGTATGGAACTGCATTCTTCCCCATCCTCTATATCTGGGCTATTGGACTGTTAGCATCTGGACAGAGTAGCACAATTACTGGCACATACGCTGGCCAATTTGTTATGGGAGGTTTTCTCAATCTTCGATTGAAGAAATGGCTACGAGCAATGATTACTCGGAGTTTCGCCATAATTCCAACTATGATTGTGGCTCTGTTTTTTGATACAGAAGATCCTACGATGGATGTTCTGAATGAAGCACTCAATGTTCTTCAGTCCATACAGATTCCATTTGCACTAATTCCTCTCATCACCCTCGTTTCAAAGCAACAGGTCATGGGGTCATTCGTAGTTGGTCCCATCACCAAA GTGATTAGCTGGATTGTTACGGTCTTTCTGATGCTTATCAATGGATATCTTATAGTGTCATTCTACATTACTGATATCCGGGGTGCAGTGCTTCGCTCAAGCTTGTGTGTTGTGCTGgttgtttaccttgcattcaTCATCTACCTAATTGTGCGAAATACTTCGATGTATTCTCGCCTTTGCTCATCAATGCCAAAGAGGTCATGA
- the LOC120646923 gene encoding protein RBL-like produces MNAPVVDPYQGEFPETIEEYLHHGTMKCIAFNRTGTLLAAGCSNGSCVIWDFETRGLAREFRDKDCTAPITSVSWSRYGHRLLASATDKSLTLWDVSSGEKIARITLQQTPLRASLQPGSPTPSNCLACPLSSAPLLVDLNTGSTTVLPVSVSENGNPPAPNPRNKFADGTPPFTPTAATFDKHGDLIYVGNSKGEILIVDSKTIQVHAVIPIPGGTVIKDIVVSRDGQYLLTNSNDRVIRVYKNILPVKGSGEEIRNISNNSNGCGSHYDKLKENGASCLILSCELSDAITKIQWKTPCFSGNGEWIVGASANKGEHRLQIWDQTGRLVKILDGPKEALIDLAWHPVEPTIATVSVTGFVYIWAKEHVENWSAFAPDFVELEENEEYVEREDEFDLNPREEEAEEVVIDENAEIDIETYEKNAVFSDVEDSVDEVVFLPAIPSPDAPDEQPEKCLGSSSKLEDSNHSGSPSSMDAVQNGQAVPQASSPMEVDNSTAEDPAEGPNSKRKRRLSVKGLEMQLSEKGKKPATKNKSNGKSTKSSAKQMESANGNSSAFDDEATEDDEVNIDS; encoded by the exons atgaaCGCGCCTGTAGTCG ATCCATATCAGGGGGAATTTCCCGAGACAATCGAGGAGTACTTGCATCATGGTACTATGAAATGTATTGCGTTTAACCGTACAGGAACACTTCTGGCTG CTGGATGCTCAAATGGTAGCTGTGTTATCTGGGACTTTGAAACAAGGGGGCTTGCAAGAGAATTTCGTGATAAAGATTGCACTGCACCTATAACAAGCGTATCCTGGTCCAGGTATGGCCACCGTTTGCTTGCCTCTGCTACTGACAAGTCATTGACACTTTGGGATGTGTCAAGTGGGGAAAAGATTGCCCGCATAACTCTCCAGCAGACTCCATTACGTGCCAGTCTTCAACCTGGTTCTCCAACCCCATCTAATTGTTTGGCATGTCCTCTGTCTTCTGCACCTCTTCTTGTTGATTTGAATACTGGAAGTACCACGGTCCTCCCTGTTTCTGTATCTGAGAATGGTAACCCACCTGCACCTAATCCCCGTAATAAATTCGCGGATGGTACCCCACCTTTTACACCAACAGCTGCAACGTTTGATAAGCATGGGGATCTGATATATGTGGGCAACTCTAAGGGAGAAATTTTAATCGTAGATTCAAAAACCATCCAGGTACATGCAGTAATTCCCATCCCTGGTGGAACTGTTATTAAGGATATTGTTGTAAGCCGGGATGGTCAATATCTTCTGACGAATTCTAATGATCGGGTCATTAGAGTCTACAAGAATATTCTGCCTGTTAAAGGTTCTGGAGAGGAGATTAGAAACATAAGCAACAACAGTAATGGCTGTGGAAGTCACTATGATAAGTTGAAAGAAAATGGTGCAAGCTGCCTTATTCTTTCCTGTGAGCTTTCAGATGCCATCACAAAGATACAGTGGAAGACACCATGCTTCAGTGGTAATGGTGAGTGGATAGTTGGTGCTTCTGCAAACAAAGGAGAGCACAGGTTGCAAATATGGGATCAAACAGGGCGACTTGTAAAGATCCTTGATGGTCCGAAGGAAGCTCTCATTGATCTTGCCTGGCATCCTGTTGAACCTACAATTGCTACAGTATCTGTAACAGGCTTTGTATACATTTGGGCCAAGGAGCATGTAGAGAACTGGAGTGCATTTGCTCCTGATTTTGTAGAATTAGAAGAAAATGAAGAGTATGTTGAACGAGAAGATGAGTTTGATCTGAACCCACGTGAAGAAGAG GCCGAGGAAGTAGTGATAGATGAGAATGCTGAAATTGATATCGAGACATATGAGAAGAACGCAGTGTTCAGTGACGTGGAGGATTCTGTGGATGAGGTTGTCTTCTTGCCAGCAATTCCTTCCCCAGATGCTCCTGATGAGCAGCCAGAGAAATGTCTTGGAAGCTCATCAAAGTTGGAGGATAGCAACCATTCTGGTTCACCATCCTCAATGGATGCTGTACAGAACGGTCAAGCTGTTCCTCAAGCGTCAAGCCCAATGGAAG TGGACAACTCTACTGCTGAAGACCCAGCTGAAGGGCCAAACTCAAAGCGGAAGCGGCGGCTGTCCGTGAAGGGGCTTGAGATGCAGCTGTCTGAGAAGGGCAAAAAGCCAGCAACAAAGAACAAGTCCAACGGCAAGTCCACAAAATCCAGTGCCAAGCAGATGGAATCTGCCAATGGAAACAGCTCCGcctttgatgatgaagcaacTGAGGACGATGAGGTTAACATTGATAGCTAG
- the LOC120646919 gene encoding 40S ribosomal protein S17-3-like yields the protein MGRVRTKTVKKTSRQVIEKYYSRMTLDFHTNKKVLEEVSILPSKRLRNKVAGFTTHLMRRIQRGPVRGISLKLQEEERERRMDFVPEKSALEVEEIRVDKETMEMLASLGMADLPGVERQAEVSSAPTYGRPQYGGPRRDRV from the coding sequence ATGGGTCGCGTCCGCACCAAGACCGTGAAGAAGACCTCCAGGCAGGTGATCGAGAAGTACTACTCCCGCATGACCCTCGACTTCCACACCAACAAGAAGGTGCTGGAGGAGGTCTCGATCCTGCCCTCGAAGCGCCTCCGCAACAAGGTGGCCGGCTTCACCACCCACCTGATGCGCCGCATCCAGCGCGGCCCCGTCCGCGGCATCTCGCTCAAGCTccaggaggaggagcgcgagcGCCGCATGGACTTCGTCCCGGAGAAGTCGGCGCTCGAGGTGGAGGAGATCCGCGTCGACAAGGAGACCATGGAGATGCTCGCGTCCCTCGGCATGGCCGATCTCCCCGGCGTCGAGCGCCAGGCTGAGGTGTCCAGCGCCCCCACCTACGGCCGCCCGCAGTACGGTGGCCCCCGCCGCGACCGCGTCTAG